Genomic segment of Candidatus Neomarinimicrobiota bacterium:
ACATCAGCATTCACCCCGGGGCAAACACGCCATGGTAGCTGTGAATTGCGCAGCCCTCCCCAGCCATCTTATTGAGAGTGAACTTTTCGGGCATGAGAAAGGCGCCTTCACTGGGGCAACTGCCACAAGGAAGGGCCGCTTTGAGGAAGCGCATGAGGGAACGCTTTTCCTGGATGAGATTGGTGATCTTCCCCTTGACATGCAAACCAAGCTTTTACGCTTTCTCCAGAGTGGGGAGTTTCAAAAAATTGGGGAGAATCAGGTTCTCAAATCGGATGTAAGAGTGATTGCTGCCACCAATGTAGATTTGCTCCATGCTATTGAAATTGGTGAGTTTAGAGAAGATCTCTATTATCGATTAAATGTCATCAATCTGGAAATCCCTCCCCTGAGGAACAGGCCTGAGGATATTAGCGTTCTGTCAGAATATTTTCTTGAAAAATTTGGTATTAGAGAAGGTCGGTCTGAGATGACACTCTCCACAGAGGCGGTTGAAGCCCTGAAAACGTATCATTTTCCAGGCAATGTGCGTGAATTGGGTAATTTGCTGGAGCGTGCAGTATTGCTTTGCCCGGGATCTGAAATTTTAGCTGGCGGGCTAAACTTGCAGCGTAAGGCTGGGGAGAAAATCACCTCAGGTAAATTGAAGGACTCTGTTGGTGGGCTGGAGGTAGATCTCAT
This window contains:
- a CDS encoding sigma-54-dependent Fis family transcriptional regulator, with the protein product MTKILIVDDERLQRDSLAGFLQKIGYDVSTADSAQTALAHMYSHPVDIVLSDYKMPYMTGADLLREVKSRHPNVILVLITAFGTVDIAVDAMKSGAWDFLTKPVDLDQLEALLKGIEDHIQASQNPQKIAIEQDSGEMGFLTRDPVMLGLLQQARRVADSQATVLITGETGVGKEVLAEYIHQHSPRGKHAMVAVNCAALPSHLIESELFGHEKGAFTGATATRKGRFEEAHEGTLFLDEIGDLPLDMQTKLLRFLQSGEFQKIGENQVLKSDVRVIAATNVDLLHAIEIGEFREDLYYRLNVINLEIPPLRNRPEDISVLSEYFLEKFGIREGRSEMTLSTEAVEALKTYHFPGNVRELGNLLERAVLLCPGSEILAGGLNLQRKAGEKITSGKLKDSVGGLEVDLIKNTLSEAGGNQSECARRLGISERVLRYKLQKYNLK